From a single Lolium rigidum isolate FL_2022 chromosome 7, APGP_CSIRO_Lrig_0.1, whole genome shotgun sequence genomic region:
- the LOC124672166 gene encoding cyclin-B1-5-like, whose amino-acid sequence MQGAPRQHNALTPLCQHREASSATQWSFLERDGDVQSPERQGRSSLTSGLMVNSTRSAPKQCDWSAVVPTGKQKAAAGRTRQPLGDIGNLVHAPHVLDGKTKLPVPEGINRRVTRSFGSQLLKNNCAVTNKNATAPAPAPPAALKPAVARKVLKPAPRPEQAAAKAINTGSDENRKPSEGATAGLVLPRKKLVDTLSLVLSHRSKEACGLNRKPKDVVEDIDRLDGDNELAVVDYIDDIYSYYKTAQHENLPVQYIDSQPEINPKMRAILVDWLAEVAHKFELMPESFYLTIYIVDRFLSMKAVPRRELQLVGVAAMLIACKYEEMWAPEVTDFIHISDNSYSRQQILGMEKNILNKMSWNLTVPTMYVFLVRFAKAAGTGSDKELEHMVFFFAELALMEYGMVSLCPSLVAASAVYAARCTLNKSPIWTETLKHHTGFNELQLMEHAKALVASHAAAPQSKLKAVYKKYSGSQFARVALHPPAVAYSS is encoded by the exons ATGCAGGGAGCCCCCCGGCAGCACAACGCCCTTACTCCTTTGTGCCAGCATAGGGAGGCTAGCAGCGCCACGCAGTGGTCCTTCCTTGAGAGAGATGGCGACGTGCAGAGCCCTGAGCGGCAAGGACGGTCGTCGCTGACCTCCGGGCTCATGGTCAACTCCACCCGCTCTGCTCCCAAGCAGTGCGACTGGA GTGCCGTGGTCCCGACAGGAAAGCAGAAGGCCGCCGCCGGCCGAACTCGGCAGCCGCTTGGAGACATCGGCAACCTCGTCCACGCCCCCCATGTCTTGGACGG GAAAACCAAGCTGCCGGTGCCGGAGGGGATCAATCGCCGGGTCACCCGGAGCTTCGGCTCCCAGCTCTTGAAGAACAACTGCGCTGTGACGAACAAG AACGCAacagctcctgctcctgctcctcccgcCGCCCTGAAGCCGGCGGTGGCCAGGAAGGTTCTCAAGCCCGCCCCTCGTCCTGAGCAGGCCGCCGCCAAGGCCATCAACACTGGCTCCGACGAGAACAGGAAGCCGTCAGAGGGCGCCACCGCCGGCTTAGTGCTCCCCAGAAAGAAGTTGGTGGACACGCTCAGCTTAGTGCTCTCCCATCGCTCCAAG GAAGCGTGTGGCCTCAATCGCAAGCCAAAGGACGTCGTGGAAGACATCGACAGGCTCGACGGCGACAACGAGCTGGCCGTCGTCGACTACATCGACGACATTTACAGTTACTACAAGACAGCGCAG CACGAGAACCTGCCGGTCCAGTACATTGACAGCCAGCCCGAGATCAACCCCAAGATGAGGGCCATCCTCGTGGACTGGCTCGCCGAAGTGGCGCATAAGTTTGAGCTCATGCCGGAAAGCTTCTACCTCACCATCTATATAGTGGACCGGTTCCTCTCCATGAAGGCGGTGCCTCGACGGGAGCTGCAGCTCGTCGGGGTCGCAGCTATGCTCATCGCCTGCAAGTACGAGGAAATGTGGGCTCCCGAG GTCACTGACTTCATTCACATCTCAGACAACTCGTACTCGCGGCAGCAGATCCTCGGCATGGAGAAGAACATCCTGAACAAAATGTCATGGAACCTCACTGTTCCCACGATGTACGTCTTCCTGGTGCGGTTCGCCAAGGCCGCTGGGACCGGGAGCGACAAGGAGCTGGAGCACATGGTGTTCTTCTTCGCCGAGTTGGCGCTGATGGAGTACGGGATGGTCTCGCTCTGCCCGTCGCTGGTGGCAGCCTCCGCTGTGTACGCTGCTCGGTGCACGCTGAACAAGAGTCCCATTTGGACGGAGACCCTGAAGCACCACACCGGCTTCAACGAGCTACAGCTCAT GGAGCATGCCAAGGCCCTTGTCGCCTCGCACGCCGCCGCCCCTCAGAGCAAGCTGAAGGCGGTGTACAAGAAGTATTCCGGCTCGCAGTTTGCGCGTGTGGCGCTGCACCCTCCTGCAGTAGCCTACTCATCTTAG